Within Aspergillus oryzae RIB40 DNA, chromosome 2, the genomic segment TAGTATCAACCGAGCATCCAGAGAAAATAACCGATATCGTACCCAAGATCCTTCCAAATATGACATGACAATATTATCAACCTATTCAGGGCATCAAGGCAGGGTGTCGTGATTTTAGAGTCGATCAAGTCATCACCTTAATATAAATTTCATGCAGGAAGATAAGAGCACGTGGATTGCGACATGACAGGCGATATGGTGAAACTAAGCTAAAGCTTGGTTGATTAATTCACAGATGTAGAAGCTTGTCCAATTTAGCCGTTATCCTGTCGGTTGGAACCGCTATTTGTTGCTTATGCTAAACCATGTTGCGTGAGCTCATACGCGAGGAAATGATATCATCTTTGGCATAAACTGTGGATACAGTCTGGATTTTATGATATTTAAAGCAATTTAACTAACTTGATGAGAAATGAGACAATATTGTTAACTTGCGGTGATTGATTATATATTCGTTCTCATTAGAGCCCTAATCTAATACTTTGGGTCCAGACTGATCCATAAAAAATATGACTTGTCTGAGTATTCAGAAGATTCTTTACCGGTGAGAAACTGTAATACCTAGATTAGAATAGCTTCTCTGATTATACTACTTTAGTTATTCTTTCCTGTCTCCTCCTGCTGCAACGCTTCCTTCCGGGTCTTAGACTCAGGGTCAAGATAGGGCTTCTCAGCTTGCGGAGCAACCCGTAAACCGTGTCTTAGATGAGGAACTACACACCAAATTAGCCACCTCTTACCACGAGAGAAATGGGCAAAAGACCGGTCTCCAACACTTACAGTAGTCAAAGATACCCGTATGGAACGTAGCCCGGTTATCCCAAATAGCAACAGCGTTCTTAGTCCACTTCCATCGGACCTGGAACTCGTAGCCCTCAGCGACAGTTCGGTAGAGAGCGTCAAGGATACCATCCCCCACTCTCTTCTCGAGAccaatgatctccttggtGAAATTCTCGTTGACGTACAGCGTCTTCCACTTTGTAACGGGGTGTGTACGAACGACGGGGTGCTGGTGGCGTGAGCTTAATGCCAGGTTATTCAATATGATGGACAAACTTACAATTGTCTCAATAGGATCCCTTCTCAAGCAACCGTTCGTCCGGAGTGCCTTTTCCGCTTGCTCGAGACCACTATGCTTAGCCTCCAAGGTCTCAAGAAAAGACCTCAACTTAGGCGATAGAGCTACCGACAAACCCATTAGCCCTAAACCACACACTCCCTTCTCCACAAACTAAGAGACTAGaaatagagagagaaaaaaaaagaactcaCATTCATACAAAGCATACCCACTCGCCCAAATAGTATCCCCGCCAGCCAACCCCCCATCCGGCCCCGCATTAGGCAGAGTATCCATCTTCAAAAGCGTCAACCCCGGCGGCTGAATCTCATAACTCACATCCGAATGCCAAATCTGATGCGACCTGCCATTCACCGCCGTCTCATCCTTATAGATCGGATGCACCCACGGCAAATCCGGGATAATACCGGCCATCTGATGAATATGCAGATCGCCAAAGTAGGCCCCGAAGGCGATCTGCTCGTGCACGTCCAGGTCCTGGTCGCGGAAGAACACGACGCCTCGTTCGGCGACTAGCCGCGCCAGATCATCTTTCTGCTGGTCTGTGAGGTCCTTCAGCTGGAGGCCGGAGAGCTCGGTGCCGATTTCGGGGGTCAGATGTGTGATGGCGGTGGCTGCTTTTAGGAGGCGGGATTTGGTGGGGTCTGCGGATAGGCCGCGGTCTGTGAAGGGTTTTCCGGTGAGGTTGGGGAGTTTGAAGGGGGTGTAGTTTGGGTATTGCAGGCCGGCGGCGCGGACGGATTGGAGGGGGGACACGCCCCGGGGAGTTTCATACTCGGGGTGTGGGAGGTTTGGGGGACGTTCAGGGAGGGTCAGTTGGGGTTCGGGGGCTGGCATTCTGAGAAGATTGGTTGGGATGAGTTTAGGGATAGGAAAAGAGGACTCTGATTATGGGCTTGGGGTTATTCTAGATTAGttaaatatttcttttatgTTTGTGTCTCATGAGTGTGGCATTTTCGgatttttaatatatcaTAGTGTTGAACGAGGTATTGCCATTATTGGTGGGCTTATAGACTCGCGTCATTATAGCTGCACTGATGCTATACCATTAGACAGGCAATCACGGGAATATTGGTCTAGAGCTGATAAGAAGGCTTAGTCTAACACATCTGACTCATTTGGCTTGCTTTCTAGTGAGAGTATCATCTATGCTAATAGTTCATCCAAGGCTTTGCTATTCACTACAGTCCCCATCTAACTATCAAACAGAAAATCCAGCCTCTTATTACCTTGATCACTAGTCGTCCCAAGATAGTGGGCCTTCTCCTCTGTCGTCATTGCATCCCATTTTGCGCGTTTCCACTTGTTTCTCCCCACATAGTAGAGCTTTGCCAACACGTACGCCACAATAGTCGCTACGTTGATGGCAATCAGCTGCGAGTTTCCCCGGTGGTAGTATGGCTTGTCATCCTCGCGGTAAATATTGGAGGACGCAATCCCGGAAAGCTGAATGGTAATGTTATAGAGAGCCGCGCTGACAGCCCTCGTTCGCACCGCATTGCTCAGTCGGGAACACCATCCGACTTGTGCAGCGTGGATGGACGGCCAGCCAAGCAGAACAAAGGTAACCGCATAGAGCCCCCAGTGGGATAGCGTACTAGCCGAGGTGTACAGAACAAtcaggagaggaagagaccAGAGTTGGGTCAGGATTCCGAAGATGGAGATCTGTTTGAACCGTTCTGACAACTCGGTGATGATCAGCAGGTTGATTGCTGCGAAAACGGTAACCGGAATGCCCAGTAAAGTAGTTTGGAAGGTGCTGAACCCGATAGCCTTCAGCGACAAGCTGAGATATGTCTTTGGTGGCGAGGTAGGAATCTCGAACAGGATACCGATGATGTAGACTGGCCACAGATCATAGTCCTTGAGACTCTGCCAAAGCATTTTCAAGCTCAACGCCTGACGATTATGCATATCTCCCTTTGATGGGTCATCACGCAGGACACGGTTGacaatgatcttctcttctcgctcGGTGAAGTATCCCTTGGGATTCCACCATGTTGCTGTCTGCGTAGGCCCCGGgatgagaaacaagaaaCTCAAGAATCCAATCAGTATACTTATCAAGGCTTCGATAAGAAAGAgccatctccatccttcGCGCCCTTGTACGCCACGCATGTGCAAGACACCGTAAGCGATGAACGAGGCGACCACTCCAGACATTGAGTCAAcgaaccaaaaccaagccaaCCGTACGGGCATCTCGGTTTTCTTATAGAAATATGAGAGGTACAGGATCGCGTCTGGAATGAAACCTCCCATgaagaaaccaagaaagaacCGACAGGCAAAGAATCCTGCTCTGTTATGCATAAAGAACTGTCAACCGGATGCCAAACTCCATAGAATAATCTGAATGGGGATCCATCGGTCCGGGCCAATTCTCTTGCCGATCATTTGTGATGGAATCTCCGCAATCAAAAAGCCGATTCGATACATGTTCTGCGCGTTATTGTAGtcattggtgttgatgtGCAGGTCCGGCAACAGATTATCGGCAGAAGCATTTCCCAGGTTACCCCGATCAATATTGAGCGCAAAGAACATAACGAGGATCCAAAGAAAGATCTTCAAATCTGTTTTCCGGCGTACTGATCTCTCCTCGCGGTAGGTCCACCTCTCGGAAGGGTCAAATCGATGTAAATTCTCGTATTGTGGATGTGGCTGGTAATATTTGGCCAGGTTTGGATCATCAAACACACTCCTCGTAGTGGCAATAGCATCGAGGTCGACGGACTTTTTgttggcaaagaagatggACAGGAAGGTACTGTACTCAGGCACATCTTCTGGCTCGACAAGATTGAGATGTGTTCCATCTTTCACCACTTCAGTGCTCTGGATATCCCCGGCCTTATGCGGGCTGGATTGGGGGCTTCCTGATTGATTTTTATCGTTCAAATGACTCGAATCTGATGTAGTCGACATCTTGGTGGTTTCCTTGAACCAAGATCAGCAGATACAGTCCCAAGAAAAACCAGTGCAACGAAGGCTGGCTGGTCTATCCCATTAGATCGACAGGGAACGTGTCGGCTATATAACATGGTTACTAGTTACCATAGTCCGTGATGCTTTTCCTCCATTGACCAAAGGCATTAAGAATGGAGTGCTCCCAGAGCTCGATGGTGCAATCGACAAATTGCTGTCCGGTAAGCCAGATGGTAATAGCATTGTACAGATCTAGCCCTGAGCGCTCATACAAAAATGACAGGCAACGGATAATAacgaaggatggaaatcAAATGCGAGCTAAACAATGGCTAGGTGTAGGAAAATCGCGGTTAGGGCATTGCTCGTCATGTAAGTGCGTATGGCATCAGCGCTCACCAGATTGTTACCATAGACTGACTCCTCCGCCTCGACGCTTAGTGCAAATAGGCTCTATGAATCAACCAGTAATTGTTATTCGCAAAATTTCTTGATAAGCTTCGAATTTATGGTTGGTGGATAAATTGAACGCATTGGAACCCTCTTCTGACAATAAGTCGATGGCTCATCTAGAAGGCGAAAGGATAATATTCTTCAAATTGTGAACCACCCTAGACAACAACTGAAAGTGGCGGCCGCCCAGAGCTACATCCTAGCACGTTGCTTGAGAATGGTATTCCATAATATGTCGACGAATAACAAGGCTGTTCAGCTCCAATGCCTTGAACGGCATTATATTAAGGATAACTCTAGTGCGACTTTTGGCGTCCCCTGGCCCCGTGGGAAGTATTGGCCTGACAGAACCGCCTTCACTTGTTCTAGTCATAGGAACAAATCCATCGCTTTGCAATCATGGGTAATCGCGTACTGGCCAGATGGGTCAATCAAATGGACCGCGCATGCCTTTGCGGCCGATACCGACGTGGCTGACAGCTATTCCGTGGAAGCAATCCCGACGACACCTAAGCATCTCGAGCCTCTTAACGCAGGTATTTCAATAAAGCGGGATGCCTGTGCAGACTTCATAGAGGTTGACACTGGCAAGGTCCGCTTGGTCTTTCCAACTACCGGCTCAGAAATAATCAAAAGTATCGTCCTGGATAATGGGACCACAATCGGCCAAAATGGCCGGCTGATAGTGTTCTCAAAAACATCGCTTCTGACGGAGAAAGATACATCAAGTAACCACCAATTTTTGAGCAGCATTGAAAGCATAAATATTGACCAGGAAGGCCCCATAAGGGCTCTATTGACTGTACGCGGAAGCCACCGTGCGGTTGATATTGACGGCCGTTCACGAGCATCATGGCTCCCTTTCAGTCTGCGATTCTATTTGTACTATAATTCAAATATCATCCAGATTGTCCATACAATCACGTATGATGGAGACCCACAAACAAGCTTCATTGAGGGAATCGGTATCCAGTTTGATGTTCCGTTGAAAGATGAGCTGCCCTATAACCGGCACGTCCGTTTTGCAggtgttggtgatggcgTTTTTGGGGAGGCTGTTCAGGGTGTTACCGGTCTTCGCAGAGATCCAGGGTCAAGTGTCCGCACGGCTCAGGTTAATGGcgagcctcttcctcctatGGATACCTGGCATGACGAGGTTGGAAAATATATGAAGTGGGTACCGTGCTGGAACGATTACAGTATCTCCCAACTATCGCCAGACGGATATActatgaagaaaagaactgCAGCAGGACACAGCTGGGTCAATATTCCTGGCGGTACTCAAGCTGGCGGGCTTGCATACTTTGGTGGTGCAACTCGAGGAGGTTTAGGGCTGGGTATGCGTTATTTCTGGGAACGATACCCGACTGGCTTGGATATTCGACATGCCAACGAAGCcactggagaaatcacgTTGTGGTTGTATAGTCCATCCGCACATGCAATGGATCTTCGCCCGTACCATGACGGACTGGGGCAAGAAACCTATGACGATGAGCTTGATGCCCTGCGTATCACATATGAAGATTGGGAACATGGGACAGGAACGCCTTATGGCATTGCACGGACGAATGaaatctttctttttgcctttgaCCATACTCCAACGTCTGCACAGCTAAGCAGTTCGGTACAGTATATGCGGAACCCACCCGTGGTGATTCCAGATCCTGAGTATATCCTACAAACAGGCGCATTAGGCACATTTTGGTCAAGGAGAGTCTCCACAGAGAATACCACACCTGCAGAAGCGGAAATTAACCGGAAccttgactttcttttcgaATTTTACAAGAAACAGATATCTCAGCGCCGATGGTACGGCTTCTGGGATCATGGGGACATCATGCACACGTACGACGGAGACCGCCACGCCTGGTGCTATGATATAGGAGGCTATGCATGGGACAACTCCGAACTCTCTCCTGACTTATTTTTCTGGCTATACTTCCTGCAGACGAGTAGGGAGGACGTATACCGCCTAGCTGAGGCCCTCACCAGGCACACAGGAGAGGTGGACGTGTACCATATCGGGCCATGGAAAGGGCTTGGAACCCGACACGGAGTCCAGCACTGGAGCGATAGCTGCAAGCAAGCTCGCATATCGAATGCCCTGTATAGGtggatcttcttctacctcacTGGAGGCGATGAACGCACTGGCGAGCTATTAGACGAGAACCTGCATGCACAAAAGACCTTCTTAGCTCTAGATCCATACCGTAAGGTGAGACGGGATAAAGAATTTTATGAGCCTACCGCTGGAGCTGTATCAATCTCTTTGGGAACCGACTGGTCAGCCTTTGCAGCATCATGGTTCATCGCCTGGGAGAGACGAGCACCTGGTTGGGAGGAGGCGAAAAGCAAGCTTTTCTCGTCTATGATGGGGATATCCCAACTTCACAATGGCTTCGTGACTGGGATGGCTCTTTACAACACCCAAACTGGGCAAATCCATCCTCCGTCTCACGACTTGTCAAACCAAGGAGTCGTCCAAGTATCCCATCTTTCCGCCATGTTCGGCCTGTTTGAAATCTGTGCGGTGCTTATCGATTCCCTAGCAAATGATTTACCGGGGGGGTTCGAGAAAGCATGGCTGGATTATTGTCTCTATTTCAATGCCACCGCAGAGGATCAGACACAacggtacggagtaggttTTGGAAATCTGATATTGCGCCAGGGACATTCTCGTTTGACGGCATATGCGGCCAATAGCTTAGAAGACTTGGGCTTAGAGCAACGTTCCTGGAAGGAGTTTTATAATGGTGATGGCTATGCGCCGGATCTGCCATGGGTCAGCCGGTCGGTAACCGGATGTCTCGTCCCTGTAAACGTTGAGGAAGCGAGCTGGATATCAACCAATCTTTCGTCGCTTTATGGTCTGGCGGCGATCCAGAATC encodes:
- a CDS encoding TauD/TfdA dioxygenase family protein (probable taurine catabolism dioxygenase) → MPAPEPQLTLPERPPNLPHPEYETPRGVSPLQSVRAAGLQYPNYTPFKLPNLTGKPFTDRGLSADPTKSRLLKAATAITHLTPEIGTELSGLQLKDLTDQQKDDLARLVAERGVVFFRDQDLDVHEQIAFGAYFGDLHIHQMAGIIPDLPWVHPIYKDETAVNGRSHQIWHSDVSYEIQPPGLTLLKMDTLPNAGPDGGLAGGDTIWASGYALYESLSPKLRSFLETLEAKHSGLEQAEKALRTNGCLRRDPIETIHPVVRTHPVTKWKTLYVNENFTKEIIGLEKRVGDGILDALYRTVAEGYEFQVRWKWTKNAVAIWDNRATFHTGIFDYCKCWRPVFCPFLSW
- a CDS encoding putative MFS transporter (permease of the major facilitator superfamily); this translates as MHNRQALSLKMLWQSLKDYDLWPVYIIGILFEIPTSPPKTYLSLSLKAIGFSTFQTTLLGIPVTVFAAINLLIITELSERFKQISIFGILTQLWSLPLLIVLYTSASTLSHWGLYAVTFVLLGWPSIHAAQVGWCSRLSNAVRTRAVSAALYNITIQLSGIASSNIYREDDKPYYHRGNSQLIAINVATIVAYVLAKLYYVGRNKWKRAKWDAMTTEEKAHYLGTTSDQGNKRLDFLFDS
- a CDS encoding uncharacterized protein (permease of the major facilitator superfamily), with translation MSTTSDSSHLNDKNQSGSPQSSPHKAGDIQSTEVVKDGTHLNLVEPEDVPEYSTFLSIFFANKKSVDLDAIATTRSVFDDPNLAKYYQPHPQYENLHRFDPSERWTYREERSVRRKTDLKIFLWILVMFFALNIDRGNLGNASADNLLPDLHINTNDYNNAQNMYRIGFLIAEIPSQMIGKRIGPDRWIPIQIILWSLASG
- a CDS encoding uncharacterized protein (predicted protein), with the translated sequence MVFHNMSTNNKAVQLQCLERHYIKDNSSATFGVPWPRGKYWPDRTAFTCSSHRNKSIALQSWVIAYWPDGSIKWTAHAFAADTDVADSYSVEAIPTTPKHLEPLNAGISIKRDACADFIEVDTGKVRLVFPTTGSEIIKSIVLDNGTTIGQNGRLIVFSKTSLLTEKDTSSNHQFLSSIESINIDQEGPIRALLTVRGSHRAVDIDGRSRASWLPFSLRFYLYYNSNIIQIVHTITYDGDPQTSFIEGIGIQFDVPLKDELPYNRHVRFAGVGDGVFGEAVQGVTGLRRDPGSSVRTAQVNGEPLPPMDTWHDEVGKYMKWVPCWNDYSISQLSPDGYTMKKRTAAGHSWVNIPGGTQAGGLAYFGGATRGGLGLGMRYFWERYPTGLDIRHANEATGEITLWLYSPSAHAMDLRPYHDGLGQETYDDELDALRITYEDWEHGTGTPYGIARTNEIFLFAFDHTPTSAQLSSSVQYMRNPPVVIPDPEYILQTGALGTFWSRRVSTENTTPAEAEINRNLDFLFEFYKKQISQRRWYGFWDHGDIMHTYDGDRHAWCYDIGGYAWDNSELSPDLFFWLYFLQTSREDVYRLAEALTRHTGEVDVYHIGPWKGLGTRHGVQHWSDSCKQARISNALYRWIFFYLTGGDERTGELLDENLHAQKTFLALDPYRKVRRDKEFYEPTAGAVSISLGTDWSAFAASWFIAWERRAPGWEEAKSKLFSSMMGISQLHNGFVTGMALYNTQTGQIHPPSHDLSNQGVVQVSHLSAMFGLFEICAVLIDSLANDLPGGFEKAWLDYCLYFNATAEDQTQRYGVGFGNLILRQGHSRLTAYAANSLEDLGLEQRSWKEFYNGDGYAPDLPWVSRSVTGCLVPVNVEEASWISTNLSSLYGLAAIQNLALVRRALS